In Ailuropoda melanoleuca isolate Jingjing chromosome 11, ASM200744v2, whole genome shotgun sequence, a genomic segment contains:
- the CPLX1 gene encoding complexin-1, whose protein sequence is MEFVMKQALGGATKDMGKMLGGDEEKDPDAAKKEEERQEALRQEEEERKAKYAKMEAEREAMRQGIRDKYGIKKKEEREAEAQAAMEANSEGSLTRPKKAIPPGCGDEPEEEDESILDTVIKYLPGPLQDMFKK, encoded by the exons GGGCCACAAAAGACATGGGGAAGATGCTTGGGGGTGACGAGGAGAAGGACCCCGATGCAGCCAAGAAGGAAGAGGAGCGCCaagaggccctgaggcaggaggaagaggagcgcAAGGCCAAGTACGCCAAGATGGAGGCTGAGCGTGAGGCCATGCGTCAGGGCATCCGAGACAAG taCGGCATCAAGAAGAAGGAGGAGCGCGAGGCCGAGGCCCAGGCCGCCATGGAGGCCAATTCGGAGGGCAGCCTGACGAGGCCCAAGAAGGCCATCCCGCCGGGCTGTGGGGATGAGCCGGAGGAAGAGGACGAGAGCATCCTGGACACGGTCATCAAGTACCTGCCCGGGCCGCTGCAGGACATGTTCAAGAAGTAA